In Acidobacteriota bacterium, one genomic interval encodes:
- a CDS encoding TetR family transcriptional regulator, producing MKNGKKQTRLSGSERTDQIYSVAAQMICERGFDATSMSDIAEAVGITKAGVYHFIPSKKELLFAIMSYGMDTLEAAVIQPAREIADAEQRLKAIITSHSMLIARSSNDFGHSPVTILVEEELGLSPVHRRKLRQRKRVYVDLIRSTLEEMKAEGKLKDIDVTAAAFSLLGMILWVARWFRPDGKLSRQQVAEEICKIALNGLLK from the coding sequence ATGAAAAATGGAAAAAAGCAAACCCGGTTGAGCGGCTCTGAACGCACGGATCAAATTTACTCCGTTGCCGCGCAGATGATTTGCGAACGCGGTTTTGACGCCACTTCGATGAGCGATATTGCCGAAGCCGTCGGCATTACCAAAGCAGGCGTTTACCACTTCATTCCCAGCAAAAAAGAATTGTTATTCGCGATCATGAGTTACGGGATGGATACGCTGGAAGCTGCGGTGATCCAACCGGCGCGCGAAATCGCGGATGCCGAACAACGGTTGAAAGCAATTATCACCAGCCATTCGATGCTGATTGCGCGCAGCAGCAACGATTTTGGGCACAGTCCCGTCACGATTTTGGTCGAAGAGGAACTGGGGTTATCGCCCGTTCATCGCCGCAAGCTGCGCCAGCGAAAGCGCGTGTATGTGGATTTGATTCGCTCGACGCTGGAAGAGATGAAGGCCGAAGGCAAGCTGAAAGATATTGACGTGACTGCCGCTGCGTTCAGTTTGCTGGGAATGATTTTGTGGGTAGCGCGATGGTTCCGCCCGGACGGCAAACTTTCGCGCCAACAAGTCGCTGAAGAAATATGCAAGATCGCACTCAACGGTCTGTTGAAATGA
- a CDS encoding enoyl-CoA hydratase/isomerase family protein encodes MLSTEQRGAILLLTLNRPEKRNALHPDLIAKLTATLEEAAENPAVNVVIIAGAGKSFCAGLDLGFVLESSFEEKTAYLESVFALYQRIYTQPQPVIAAINGPAIAGGFDLAVMCDFRLCSPEATFAQTEILLGLTQMIFPLYKIIGLGRAKELAMTGEVVHSDEAHRMGLVNHVCDAEQLLGSAMSLAETLAARPREALFETKRLARELIDMDTQTAFRRMGKAIRDRLRSEEHQQMAAEFVAKLKQ; translated from the coding sequence ATGCTTTCAACTGAACAGCGTGGAGCAATCTTGCTGCTGACGCTCAATCGCCCAGAAAAACGAAATGCGCTTCATCCTGATCTGATTGCGAAACTGACTGCAACGCTGGAAGAAGCGGCAGAAAATCCGGCGGTAAACGTGGTGATCATTGCCGGCGCAGGCAAAAGCTTTTGCGCGGGACTTGATCTGGGATTTGTTCTGGAATCTTCGTTTGAAGAAAAGACCGCCTACCTGGAAAGCGTCTTTGCCCTTTACCAGCGCATTTACACGCAACCTCAACCGGTCATTGCCGCCATTAATGGCCCGGCGATCGCAGGAGGTTTTGATCTGGCTGTGATGTGCGATTTCCGATTGTGTTCCCCGGAAGCGACCTTTGCACAAACCGAAATTCTGCTCGGCCTGACACAAATGATTTTTCCGCTTTATAAAATCATTGGCTTGGGGCGCGCAAAAGAATTGGCCATGACCGGTGAAGTGGTTCATTCCGACGAAGCGCACCGTATGGGACTGGTCAATCACGTTTGCGACGCTGAACAATTGCTGGGCAGCGCCATGTCGCTGGCGGAAACTCTGGCCGCCAGGCCGCGCGAAGCGTTATTTGAAACTAAACGGTTGGCGCGCGAATTGATTGATATGGATACGCAAACCGCCTTTCGGCGAATGGGCAAAGCCATTCGCGACCGGCTGCGATCCGAAGAGCACCAACAAATGGCAGCGGAATTTGTCGCCAAACTGAAGCAGTGA